Genomic DNA from Enterococcus saccharolyticus subsp. saccharolyticus:
TGGCGGACCTTATGGCAACGAACGATTTTTGAAAAGATACAGTCTAAAGAACTACTTGCTTTCCATATTTCGCCAGTCCATTCTCGCTATAATATCGGCATGACATCCGCAATGGCCATGGGTTTCCCCTTAATGCCTTTAAATACTGCTGATAGTCAAAAAGTCGCAACGATGTTAACTCGTTATCAACCAATTGCCCTAGAAACTCATCCTAATAATTTTGTACAATGGTCTTTTTATGCGCAAGAACATCCGAAAGCTTTTCAAAGTATTCGTTATTATCATTCCACGTTTGATGCAATCAACAATCAAACGATGGCTCGCTTTTTAGAAGCTTCTGGCGATGAACAAGCTGTTTTCCTACAAGTGTATGGACAAAGCGAATGCGGCCCTATGATTCTAAAAAAACATACTCGTGAGTCCTTAAAAGAAAATGATGCGCGTGATATGGGCATTGGCTTAGAAGGTCTCACACAAGCGCGTATTGCGGATAAAAATGGGCAGCCGTTACCTATCCATACAGACGGACACATTCAATTTTTATCAAAAGGTCGCGCTTTAACGTATTACAAAGAAGATGCCCGTTTCCAAACAACAGTTTATGATGAATGGTGGGATAGTGGCGATTACGGCATGATTGATGCGAACGGTCATCTATTCCTGAAAGACCGTCAAGTCGATGTCATTGAGAAAATCAATAGCAATTTAGCCATTGAGGACTATCTTCTAGATCACTTAGATTTTCTGGAAGAAGTTGTGATTGTACGTGATAAAAATCAACAACCACAACCGATTATCGCCGTAGCCCCTGACAAGGAAATGAATTGGGATGCTTGGTGGAAAAAAATTGCTGATTTGCCTCATTTGAATCAACCACTTTTGCGAACCTTTGATGAAATTCCTCGGACTGCTACCATGAAAGTACAGCGACTACAAATTGAACAAGCACTAAAAAACAATTCATTTTAACCACAAAACACCCGAGCGACATATACGCTCGGGTGTTTCACATGAAACATTAACTATGACTACCACCATATATATTGACTAAAATAGTTCCAATAATGATCAAAGACAAGCCGATGATAGTTGGTAAATTCACGGATTCTTTCCAATAAAAAACTGAAAATAAGGTAATAAAAATAACCCCCACTGCACCCCATACAGCATACGCAACACCTAATGGCATAAATTTGATTGCTTTTGATAAAGCATAAAAGCAAACAAAATAAAGCACTAAACAACTCACAGTTGGAAATAACTTAGTAAATCCATTGGTTGCCTTTAATAAATTGGTCGCGATGACCTCACTGACAATCGCAATAAATAAATACATATATGCCATGACTTTTTCCTCCTTAAACTTGAGAAGAAGCACTAGAATTGCTACGCAATTCTAGTGCTTCTTGTTTATTTTACTTCTGAAGTTGTTTTCGCAATTTTCCCTTGTTCGATATACACCATCAAAATGCTCAAATCGGCAGGATTGACGCCACTAATACGACTTGCTTGAGCAATGGTTTCTGGTTGAATTTTTTGCAATTTTTGTTTCGCTTCCGTTGCTAAACCATTGATTGCTGTATAATCAATATTTTCTGGAATGCGTTTAGCTTCCATGCGTTTTAGTTTTTCAACTTTTTCCATCGCTTTTTTGATGTAACCTTCGTATTTAATTTGAATTTCGACTTGTTCAATTTCACGATTGGTTAATGCATCATTCGCTGGAATAAACGGCGCAATTTCTTGATAACCAATTTCTGGACGACGTAAGATTTCATTGGCTAATACGCCATCTTTTAAGGTTGCTGAGCCTTTTGCTTCTAAAAAGGCTTGGACTTCTTTCGTTGGTTTAATACGAATCCCTTTCAAGCGCTCAATTTCCGCTTCAACGGCCGCTTTTTTAGTGACATATTCTTGGTATTGACCTGCTTTTACTAAGCCAATTTCATGACCCATTTCTGTTAAACGCAAATCAGCATTATCATGACGTAACAATAAACGATACTCTGCCCGAGAAGTTAGTAGACGATAAGGTTCATTCGTTCCTTTTGTGACTAAATCATCAATCATGACACCGATATAACCGTCACTACGTTTTAACACTAACGGTTCTTTACCTTGAATTTTCAAAGCAGCATTAATTCCAGCAATCAATCCTTGTCCAGCAGCTTCTTCATACCCACTTGTTCCGT
This window encodes:
- a CDS encoding class I adenylate-forming enzyme family protein, coding for MDQYQPVNLYTNYEQAALNYPHQAIILDESLPAFPDLPLETTYAESLSSIKQRAYQLAKLGVAATDKVVIFKSPKFDTYLLATAVSYLGAIPVMVSYHFPIATMAVFVERLEDPFIIFDEQTTATVKAIANSSSDRQIAVTDLLQQSALQVPQVRLDVDAISYMTHTSGTTGIPKLICHSANSMGWRTLWQRTIFEKIQSKELLAFHISPVHSRYNIGMTSAMAMGFPLMPLNTADSQKVATMLTRYQPIALETHPNNFVQWSFYAQEHPKAFQSIRYYHSTFDAINNQTMARFLEASGDEQAVFLQVYGQSECGPMILKKHTRESLKENDARDMGIGLEGLTQARIADKNGQPLPIHTDGHIQFLSKGRALTYYKEDARFQTTVYDEWWDSGDYGMIDANGHLFLKDRQVDVIEKINSNLAIEDYLLDHLDFLEEVVIVRDKNQQPQPIIAVAPDKEMNWDAWWKKIADLPHLNQPLLRTFDEIPRTATMKVQRLQIEQALKNNSF
- a CDS encoding DMT family transporter; this encodes MAYMYLFIAIVSEVIATNLLKATNGFTKLFPTVSCLVLYFVCFYALSKAIKFMPLGVAYAVWGAVGVIFITLFSVFYWKESVNLPTIIGLSLIIIGTILVNIYGGSHS